The proteins below come from a single Terriglobales bacterium genomic window:
- a CDS encoding non-lysosomal glucosylceramidase, with the protein MKKHQIAVGVLLIVSSVILRADDNIPHAAWRIPIGQPPANPGGHKPEVSNIDDGYWQGAPVGGFGAGTFSRSYRGHYERWHVKAGVHKYEDVPANQFAVFAQPEGGEAVAQVLATGKPQNGQLSTWNWSYPVGSGEYAALYPKSWFAYQSPQLPIKLTVEQFSPVLPDNYKETSYPVAIYNWYAQNPTSKPVTVSILFSWANMVGWFRDSTRGFAGGLNNQNTNTYRAEQIQNGNMQGIVFDRLRSGAVQEEWDGQFAIAALASPGVEVTYMTNWMSYGSGQDVWKPFSIDGRLPNSAPKLASAGEPMAAAIAVRFTLRPNEKKLVPMALSWDLPIAEFGGGRKWLRHYTRFFGASGTNAWKIARAALENAQDWSRQIDAWQKPVIDDDSKPLWYRGELFNELYILADGGTLWGHELEGVGNPKHRSAQMADSFSYLECFDYQYYGTSDVRFYGSFPLVKFWPEIEKQEIRQYTDTIAESNPQEYIWAWKRDHQHILELMQRKTAGSAPHDLGSPTEDPFVNVNQYNYQDVSNWRDLNSKYVLMVWRDYVFSGSKDTDFVRYTWNAVKMAMEHLRQYDKDGDGLIENGGFPDQTYDNWVARGESSYSGSLYLAALRATAEIARKLGDSAAAKKYDDLFKRAQSAFVKNLWNGTYFNYDVGSDYKTDIMAEQLAGQWYANLTGLGEIVPAEMRRSALQHVFDFNVMKFQNGTMGAVNGIAANGDILHENEQVEEVWTGTTFGVASHMLSEGMRDQAFKTAEGVYNVVWKDRGYFFRTPEAYDSRGLYRASMYMRPGSIWSMEMTGNEHSAVSARLSPK; encoded by the coding sequence ATGAAGAAACATCAAATTGCCGTAGGCGTTCTTCTAATCGTGTCATCAGTCATTCTCCGCGCGGACGATAACATCCCCCACGCTGCCTGGCGCATTCCTATCGGGCAGCCTCCGGCGAATCCCGGCGGACACAAGCCCGAAGTCAGCAACATCGACGACGGCTACTGGCAGGGCGCTCCCGTCGGGGGATTCGGAGCGGGAACATTTTCGCGCTCCTATCGCGGGCACTACGAGCGGTGGCACGTGAAAGCCGGTGTGCACAAGTATGAGGATGTACCGGCGAATCAGTTTGCCGTGTTTGCACAGCCTGAAGGCGGAGAGGCCGTCGCTCAGGTGCTCGCCACAGGGAAGCCACAGAATGGACAACTCTCGACTTGGAACTGGAGCTATCCCGTAGGGTCGGGGGAGTACGCCGCGCTCTATCCGAAGTCCTGGTTCGCCTATCAGTCGCCGCAACTGCCGATCAAGCTGACGGTTGAGCAGTTCTCGCCGGTGCTTCCCGACAACTACAAGGAAACCAGCTATCCGGTAGCAATCTATAACTGGTATGCGCAGAATCCAACCAGCAAGCCGGTTACGGTATCGATCCTCTTTTCCTGGGCGAATATGGTGGGCTGGTTTCGCGATTCCACGCGCGGCTTCGCCGGCGGCTTGAATAACCAGAACACGAATACTTACCGGGCCGAGCAGATCCAAAATGGGAACATGCAGGGGATTGTCTTCGATCGTCTGCGCAGCGGAGCGGTGCAGGAAGAATGGGATGGGCAGTTCGCGATCGCAGCTCTCGCGAGCCCCGGTGTCGAAGTCACTTATATGACCAATTGGATGTCCTATGGATCCGGTCAGGACGTGTGGAAGCCGTTCTCGATCGACGGACGTCTCCCAAATTCGGCTCCAAAGCTTGCCAGTGCAGGAGAGCCTATGGCAGCCGCCATTGCTGTGCGCTTCACGCTGCGACCAAACGAGAAGAAGCTTGTACCAATGGCGCTCTCGTGGGACCTGCCTATTGCGGAGTTCGGCGGCGGACGCAAATGGCTGCGCCACTACACAAGGTTCTTTGGTGCGTCGGGAACCAACGCCTGGAAGATTGCACGCGCAGCGCTGGAGAACGCTCAGGATTGGAGCCGGCAGATCGACGCCTGGCAAAAGCCTGTCATCGATGACGACTCTAAGCCGCTCTGGTACCGGGGCGAATTGTTTAACGAACTCTACATCCTCGCCGACGGTGGCACACTATGGGGACATGAACTCGAAGGTGTCGGTAATCCTAAGCATCGCTCGGCGCAGATGGCCGACAGTTTCAGTTACCTCGAATGCTTCGATTACCAGTACTACGGCACATCAGACGTGCGCTTCTATGGCTCTTTCCCGCTGGTGAAATTCTGGCCCGAGATTGAGAAGCAGGAGATACGCCAGTACACAGACACGATCGCGGAGAGCAATCCGCAGGAGTACATCTGGGCATGGAAGCGCGATCACCAGCACATACTCGAACTTATGCAGCGTAAGACCGCCGGCTCTGCGCCGCATGATCTTGGTTCGCCTACGGAAGATCCATTCGTCAACGTCAATCAATACAACTACCAGGACGTCTCGAACTGGCGCGATCTGAACAGCAAGTACGTCCTGATGGTGTGGCGTGACTACGTATTCAGTGGCTCTAAGGACACTGATTTTGTGCGCTATACGTGGAACGCCGTGAAAATGGCGATGGAGCACCTGCGCCAGTACGACAAGGACGGCGATGGGCTCATCGAGAACGGCGGTTTCCCGGATCAGACTTACGACAACTGGGTTGCGCGCGGCGAGAGCTCATACAGCGGCAGCTTGTACCTGGCTGCATTGCGGGCCACGGCAGAGATTGCGCGCAAACTCGGCGACAGCGCGGCCGCCAAGAAGTATGACGATCTGTTCAAGCGTGCCCAGTCTGCGTTCGTTAAGAACCTCTGGAACGGCACCTATTTCAACTACGACGTAGGCAGCGATTACAAGACGGACATCATGGCCGAGCAGCTCGCGGGCCAGTGGTATGCAAACCTAACCGGCCTGGGAGAAATTGTGCCGGCAGAGATGCGCCGCTCCGCGCTGCAACATGTCTTTGATTTCAATGTGATGAAGTTCCAAAATGGAACCATGGGAGCAGTAAACGGCATTGCCGCCAATGGCGACATCCTGCATGAGAACGAGCAGGTGGAAGAGGTCTGGACCGGCACGACCTTCGGCGTTGCGTCGCACATGCTGTCCGAGGGAATGCGTGATCAGGCCTTTAAGACTGCGGAAGGTGTGTACAACGTCGTCTGGAAAGATCGTGGATACTTCTTCCGTACGCCAGAGGCCTACGACTCCCGTGGTCTCTACCGCGCCAGTATGTACATGCGGCCAGGCTCAATCTGGTCGATGGAGATGACGGGGAACGAGCACTCGGCAGTCAGCGCTCGGCTTTCACCCAAGTAG
- the iscU gene encoding Fe-S cluster assembly scaffold IscU: MAYSDKVIDHYNNPRNVGTLDKSSNDVGTGLVGAPECGDVMRLQIKVNPDTQVIEEAKFKTFGCGSAIASSSLATEWIKGKKVEDALAIKNTDIVKELALPPVKIHCSVLAEDAIRAAIGDWKKKHASAAEAVAVEAKA, encoded by the coding sequence ATGGCATACAGCGACAAGGTAATCGACCACTACAACAACCCCCGCAACGTCGGCACGCTCGATAAGAGCAGCAACGATGTTGGCACCGGTCTCGTGGGAGCTCCGGAATGCGGCGACGTGATGCGCCTGCAGATCAAGGTCAATCCTGACACGCAGGTCATCGAAGAGGCCAAGTTCAAGACCTTCGGCTGCGGCTCGGCCATTGCTTCTTCATCGCTCGCGACCGAGTGGATCAAGGGCAAGAAAGTCGAAGACGCTCTCGCGATCAAGAACACCGACATCGTGAAGGAGCTCGCTCTGCCCCCGGTAAAGATTCACTGTTCCGTGCTGGCAGAAGACGCGATCCGCGCCGCGATCGGCGACTGGAAGAAGAAGCATGCGTCCGCGGCCGAGGCAGTTGCGGTGGAAGCGAAAGCGTAA
- the hscA gene encoding Fe-S protein assembly chaperone HscA: MPEERIVGIDLGTTNSLVAYMEGESPVIIPGEDGSNLVPSVVALTQDARGDHIVVGNRARTHLIETPDRAIYSVKRLMGRGAEDVQQELKLFPFRLDHTQSGEALRIRLGDRTFTAPEISAYILLQLKANAERYFGAPVTKAVITVPAYFNDAQRQATKDAGRIAGLEVLRLVNEPTAAALAYGLDKGKDGIIAVYDLGGGTFDISILKLHEGIFEVIATNGDTHLGGDDIDNLLITIALDDIAGDLKLDLRRNGEAVQAIRKSVIDAKIALSSQGSAKLDVDLPGGKRYQREITREQFEQLIEPVIQKTVAPTKQALADAKIKPEQIDEVVLVGGSTRIPRVRALVKELFRREPHVELNPDEVVALGAAVQAHILAGGSKATEDMLLLDVTPLSLGIEAMGGVVAKIIHRNSTIPASATEHFTTAVEGQTNVAIHVLQGERELASDCRSLARFDLKGIPPMPAGLPRIEVKFLIDANGILHVSAREQRSGKEAQIEVKPTYGLTDSQVEDMIIASFDHAQEDFRKRQVIEARVEADNILLALEKGRRDPAWQQLTGDDKRRVDALERELKEAKAGEDYKTIRAAIDALNEGTMDLAELMMDSAVSEAIKGKTMSSADSDLGAGPTAPHPIAPAEFEHKR; encoded by the coding sequence ATGCCAGAAGAACGCATTGTCGGAATTGATTTAGGTACCACCAACTCCCTGGTCGCATACATGGAAGGCGAGAGTCCCGTCATCATTCCCGGAGAAGACGGGTCGAACCTCGTGCCGTCTGTTGTTGCACTGACGCAGGACGCGCGCGGCGATCATATCGTTGTAGGCAATCGCGCGCGCACACATCTGATCGAAACGCCCGACCGCGCCATCTACTCGGTGAAGCGACTAATGGGACGGGGCGCCGAGGACGTGCAGCAAGAACTGAAGCTATTTCCTTTCCGCCTGGACCACACCCAGTCCGGCGAGGCTCTCCGGATTAGGCTGGGCGATCGCACATTTACCGCGCCCGAAATCTCCGCGTACATCCTGCTGCAACTCAAGGCCAACGCCGAACGCTATTTTGGCGCACCGGTGACGAAGGCGGTCATCACTGTTCCGGCATATTTCAACGATGCGCAGCGGCAAGCCACAAAAGACGCTGGACGTATCGCCGGACTCGAGGTCCTACGTCTGGTAAACGAGCCTACCGCTGCGGCGCTGGCCTATGGCCTCGACAAAGGCAAAGATGGCATCATTGCCGTCTACGATCTCGGCGGCGGTACCTTCGATATTTCCATACTGAAACTGCACGAAGGCATCTTCGAGGTAATCGCCACGAACGGCGACACGCACCTCGGTGGCGATGACATCGACAATTTGCTCATCACAATTGCCCTCGACGATATCGCTGGAGACCTGAAGCTCGATTTGCGACGCAACGGCGAAGCCGTGCAGGCGATACGCAAGTCAGTGATTGATGCCAAGATTGCTCTTTCCTCGCAAGGGAGCGCGAAGCTCGATGTCGATCTGCCTGGAGGCAAACGCTATCAGCGCGAGATCACCCGCGAACAATTCGAGCAACTGATTGAGCCGGTCATCCAGAAGACGGTTGCTCCGACTAAGCAGGCGCTCGCAGATGCGAAGATCAAGCCAGAGCAGATCGACGAGGTTGTTCTCGTTGGTGGCTCAACGCGCATTCCTCGCGTGCGCGCCTTGGTTAAGGAACTGTTTCGCCGCGAGCCTCACGTTGAGCTGAATCCCGACGAAGTAGTCGCGCTGGGTGCCGCTGTCCAAGCTCACATACTCGCGGGTGGCTCGAAAGCAACTGAAGACATGCTGCTGCTCGACGTCACACCGCTCTCGCTTGGCATCGAAGCCATGGGCGGAGTTGTGGCAAAGATCATCCATCGCAATTCAACTATCCCGGCGTCTGCGACCGAGCATTTCACGACGGCTGTTGAAGGACAGACCAACGTCGCCATTCACGTTCTGCAAGGGGAGCGAGAACTAGCGAGTGATTGCCGCTCGTTGGCGCGTTTCGACCTCAAAGGCATCCCACCAATGCCAGCGGGACTGCCGCGCATTGAAGTGAAGTTTCTGATCGACGCCAATGGGATTCTGCACGTGAGCGCGCGCGAGCAGCGTAGCGGCAAGGAAGCTCAGATCGAGGTAAAGCCGACCTATGGCCTGACCGACAGCCAGGTTGAAGACATGATCATTGCCTCCTTCGACCACGCTCAGGAGGACTTCCGCAAACGTCAAGTCATAGAAGCACGCGTAGAAGCGGACAACATTCTGCTTGCGCTCGAGAAAGGTCGCCGCGATCCCGCTTGGCAGCAACTCACTGGCGACGATAAGCGCAGAGTCGATGCACTCGAGCGCGAGTTGAAGGAAGCCAAGGCTGGCGAGGATTACAAGACGATCCGTGCTGCCATTGACGCACTGAATGAGGGCACGATGGATCTTGCCGAACTCATGATGGACTCGGCCGTATCCGAAGCGATCAAGGGCAAAACGATGAGCAGCGCAGATTCGGATCTAGGCGCCGGTCCGACTGCGCCGCATCCGATCGCGCCGGCTGAGTTCGAGCACAAGAGATAA
- a CDS encoding iron-sulfur cluster assembly accessory protein — protein sequence MATTIDSPVLTSDNAAAGSKGVQITQRALAKIRAAMTKENVSPTEGGLRLGVSGGGCSGLSYQIRFDSKPRERDRVYEFEGVRVFVDPKSFIYLAGMVLDWEESLMKQGFNFINPNSSKSCGCGSSFSA from the coding sequence ATGGCTACGACGATAGACAGTCCGGTACTCACGTCTGACAATGCTGCCGCCGGCAGCAAGGGCGTGCAGATCACGCAGCGCGCGCTCGCTAAGATCCGCGCGGCGATGACCAAGGAGAACGTGTCGCCGACAGAGGGTGGACTGCGTCTGGGAGTTTCGGGCGGCGGGTGCTCTGGCCTGAGCTATCAGATTCGTTTTGATAGCAAGCCGCGCGAGCGCGACCGCGTGTACGAGTTTGAGGGTGTCCGGGTCTTTGTCGATCCCAAGTCGTTTATCTATCTTGCGGGGATGGTCCTGGATTGGGAAGAGTCGCTGATGAAGCAGGGCTTCAACTTCATCAATCCCAATTCGTCAAAGTCGTGCGGCTGCGGTTCATCGTTCTCTGCGTGA
- a CDS encoding Rrf2 family transcriptional regulator, protein MLKLTKKADYGLIAVKHLAELGPNGSCSAKDIAEAYRLPAEALAKILQKLAKSKLLVSHHGTNGGYALARDARQISALEVIRAIDGPLFITSCLPYDTGGCEQSGCCTVREPLRQVNESIRALLDDIKISDMRDSRRRHTAEAPGTQLEELVTLR, encoded by the coding sequence ATGCTAAAGCTCACGAAAAAAGCCGATTACGGATTGATTGCCGTGAAGCACTTGGCAGAGCTAGGTCCGAACGGCTCGTGCAGCGCAAAGGACATTGCTGAGGCTTATCGGCTTCCTGCTGAGGCACTGGCGAAGATTCTGCAGAAGCTGGCAAAGTCGAAGCTGCTGGTGTCCCATCACGGAACCAACGGCGGCTACGCGCTGGCTCGTGATGCGCGACAGATTTCCGCGCTGGAAGTGATTCGCGCTATCGACGGCCCGCTGTTCATTACTTCGTGTCTGCCTTACGACACGGGCGGATGTGAGCAGAGCGGATGCTGCACTGTGCGCGAACCGCTGCGGCAGGTAAACGAAAGTATCCGAGCACTGCTCGACGACATCAAGATTTCAGACATGCGCGACTCTCGACGGCGGCACACGGCAGAGGCGCCCGGCACGCAATTAGAGGAATTAGTTACTTTGCGCTGA
- a CDS encoding DUF4292 domain-containing protein: MQIRFAARSLGIAVLVLSISGCLVRTRTLDKRQVNTSNLLVADLPQLIERINSEARKIHSISATVEIATSLGGSKKGKVTDIQQIKGYILEKDPDMLHVIGLLPIVRSRAFDMVSDGKTFKLSIPPLNKFIEGPAEDSPQPSTNTLENLRPHVFFDSLLLHEIGPNEIAVLEQGTDVVQDSSNKKKSWELPDYIVNVIVHEGDTWRLERKITFSRIDLKPHRQMIYDRTGAVATEAVYDNFADFQGVNFPSQITINRPKEEYSIHITIEKIEVNKPLTDDQFVLAQPPGAQVKVLK, encoded by the coding sequence ATGCAGATACGATTCGCGGCACGCTCCCTGGGAATCGCAGTACTGGTACTCTCGATCTCCGGTTGCCTGGTCCGCACCCGAACTCTCGATAAGCGGCAAGTCAATACCTCCAATCTGCTGGTTGCCGACCTGCCGCAATTGATCGAGCGCATCAACTCTGAAGCGCGAAAGATCCACTCCATTAGCGCTACCGTCGAGATCGCAACTTCTCTCGGCGGCTCGAAGAAGGGTAAAGTTACCGACATTCAGCAGATCAAGGGCTACATTCTGGAAAAAGATCCAGACATGCTGCACGTAATCGGTTTGCTGCCTATCGTGCGCAGCCGTGCCTTTGACATGGTGAGCGACGGCAAAACCTTTAAGCTCTCGATCCCACCGCTAAATAAGTTCATCGAAGGCCCAGCTGAAGACTCGCCCCAACCCTCCACTAATACCCTTGAGAATCTGCGGCCTCACGTTTTCTTCGATTCCCTCCTGCTGCACGAGATCGGTCCCAACGAGATTGCAGTGTTGGAGCAGGGCACGGATGTAGTGCAAGATTCGAGCAATAAGAAGAAGAGCTGGGAACTGCCAGACTACATCGTGAACGTGATCGTGCACGAAGGAGATACTTGGCGTTTGGAGCGAAAGATCACCTTCTCGCGGATCGACCTAAAGCCTCACCGGCAGATGATTTATGACCGGACCGGTGCGGTGGCTACTGAAGCCGTCTATGATAACTTTGCTGACTTCCAGGGAGTGAACTTCCCCTCACAGATCACGATCAATCGTCCGAAAGAGGAATACTCGATCCACATCACGATCGAGAAGATCGAGGTGAACAAGCCGCTCACCGATGATCAGTTCGTGCTTGCGCAGCCGCCCGGGGCGCAGGTGAAGGTGCTGAAGTAA
- a CDS encoding 2Fe-2S iron-sulfur cluster-binding protein, with amino-acid sequence MSDEKNKTSGQGVATMEEPGPNTVRVTFMPANKTFEFEKGQLPYADHGKPESLLDVAMNNNFFLDHACGGNCACTTCHVVVQKGEELLSEMDDDEADRLDMAAGLTLHSRLGCQAVIDKPGEIVVEIPEWNRNYVSEGHAPKD; translated from the coding sequence ATGTCCGACGAAAAGAACAAAACTAGCGGCCAGGGAGTCGCCACGATGGAAGAACCCGGTCCCAACACGGTTCGCGTGACCTTCATGCCGGCGAATAAGACCTTCGAGTTCGAGAAGGGGCAATTGCCCTATGCCGACCACGGCAAGCCCGAGTCGCTCCTGGACGTGGCCATGAACAACAACTTCTTCCTCGATCATGCCTGCGGAGGAAACTGTGCCTGCACTACGTGCCACGTGGTCGTGCAAAAGGGCGAAGAGTTGCTCTCCGAAATGGATGACGATGAAGCCGACCGGCTCGACATGGCCGCGGGACTCACGCTGCATTCGCGCCTCGGCTGTCAAGCAGTAATCGACAAGCCAGGGGAGATCGTCGTCGAAATCCCGGAATGGAACAGGAACTACGTGTCAGAAGGGCACGCGCCGAAAGACTAA
- a CDS encoding IscS subfamily cysteine desulfurase, giving the protein MSTTAVASTTNGNAHASVKLPIYMDNHATTAVDPRVVQAMLPYYTEHFGNAASRNHQFGWEAEQAVETAREQIAKLVGATAKEIIFTSGATESDNLAIKGVAEMYREKGNHIITAATEHKAVLDTCKRLEKNGYRVTYLPVGADGLINLEDLKRAIDDKTILVTIMYANNEIGVLQPIAEIGKLCHEKGVLFHTDAVQAIGKVPVNVVKDNIDLMSITAHKLYGPKGVGALYVRRKNPRVQITAQIDGGGHERGMRSGTLNVPNIVGLGKACELAMNEMAEESKRLAYLRDRLKKKLEDNLDEIHINGSMEHRLPGNLNMSFVYVEGESLLMGINDIAVSSGSACTSATLEPSYVLKALGLGDDVAHSSIRFGIGRFNTEAEVDYVAEKLIDTVKKLRELSPLYEMVKEGIDLKKIQWATEGH; this is encoded by the coding sequence ATGAGTACAACGGCAGTTGCGAGCACCACTAACGGGAATGCGCATGCTTCGGTGAAGTTGCCCATCTATATGGACAATCACGCCACCACGGCGGTTGATCCGCGCGTAGTGCAGGCGATGCTTCCCTACTACACCGAGCATTTCGGCAACGCGGCAAGCCGCAATCATCAATTCGGATGGGAGGCGGAGCAGGCGGTCGAGACAGCGCGCGAGCAGATCGCAAAGCTGGTGGGCGCCACCGCGAAGGAGATCATCTTTACCTCTGGCGCGACCGAGAGCGACAACCTTGCGATCAAGGGCGTAGCGGAGATGTATCGCGAAAAGGGAAACCACATCATCACCGCCGCCACTGAACACAAAGCCGTGCTCGATACCTGTAAGCGCCTGGAGAAGAACGGATATCGCGTGACCTATCTTCCGGTAGGCGCCGATGGACTGATCAACCTCGAAGACCTGAAGCGTGCGATCGACGACAAGACGATTCTCGTGACCATCATGTACGCCAATAACGAAATCGGCGTACTTCAACCGATCGCGGAGATCGGGAAGCTCTGCCACGAGAAGGGCGTGCTGTTCCATACCGACGCTGTACAGGCCATCGGTAAAGTTCCGGTGAACGTGGTTAAGGACAACATCGACTTGATGTCGATTACTGCACACAAGCTCTATGGCCCGAAGGGAGTTGGCGCACTGTATGTCCGGCGCAAGAATCCGCGCGTACAGATTACCGCCCAGATCGATGGCGGCGGACACGAGCGCGGGATGCGTTCGGGAACATTGAACGTGCCGAACATCGTTGGCTTGGGCAAGGCCTGCGAACTGGCGATGAACGAGATGGCTGAAGAGTCGAAGCGTCTCGCGTACCTGCGCGACCGACTGAAGAAGAAACTCGAAGACAATCTCGACGAGATTCACATCAACGGTTCCATGGAGCATCGTCTGCCGGGCAACCTGAACATGAGCTTCGTATATGTGGAAGGCGAGTCGCTGCTGATGGGCATTAACGACATCGCGGTCTCCAGCGGATCTGCCTGTACCTCGGCGACCCTGGAACCATCTTATGTATTGAAGGCGTTAGGGCTGGGTGACGACGTCGCCCATAGCTCGATCCGCTTCGGCATCGGCCGCTTCAACACCGAAGCTGAGGTCGATTACGTAGCGGAGAAGCTGATCGACACGGTCAAAAAGCTGCGCGAACTTTCACCGTTGTACGAGATGGTGAAAGAAGGCATCGATTTGAAGAAGATCCAGTGGGCTACGGAAGGACACTAA
- the mltG gene encoding endolytic transglycosylase MltG produces the protein MRKLFAIGLLLLLAFAGWIGFCLVVPAGPTQQTFVEFKAGSSARHIASELKHAGIIRSRSAFLLLHLFRHGSLKAGEYEFDHPERLTEVYRHIARGDTYARVLVVPEGYNIFDIATAVEKLGIDSQQHFLEQVRSQLALVRDIDTQVPTLEGYLYPDTYRFSRKQKAPDVVAAMVKRFRQEANAIGLTGDVHRIVTMASIVEKETAVPDERPLVAGVFYNRLEQHVALDTDPTVIYAALLANRYRGTIYASDLHYTSPYNTYRNPGLPPGPISNPGKESLIAAMHPAKTDYLYFVSDNQGHHRFAKTLEEHNKNVAAYRHAVGEGG, from the coding sequence ATGCGCAAGTTGTTCGCGATCGGCCTTTTGCTGTTGCTTGCTTTTGCAGGCTGGATCGGCTTCTGCCTGGTGGTTCCCGCTGGACCAACGCAGCAGACATTCGTCGAGTTCAAGGCGGGCTCCTCGGCGCGCCACATCGCGTCTGAGCTAAAGCATGCAGGAATCATCCGCAGCCGTTCGGCCTTTCTGTTACTGCACTTGTTTCGGCATGGATCGCTGAAGGCGGGTGAGTATGAGTTCGACCATCCCGAGAGGCTCACGGAGGTCTATCGTCACATAGCGCGTGGAGACACTTACGCCCGCGTGCTGGTGGTTCCCGAAGGCTACAACATCTTCGACATCGCGACGGCGGTGGAGAAACTCGGAATTGACTCACAACAACACTTCCTGGAGCAAGTCCGATCACAACTCGCTCTGGTGCGCGATATCGATACCCAAGTGCCGACGCTCGAAGGCTATCTCTACCCGGACACATACCGGTTCTCCCGCAAGCAGAAGGCACCCGACGTGGTCGCAGCGATGGTTAAGCGCTTCCGTCAGGAAGCCAACGCGATTGGACTGACTGGTGACGTCCATCGGATCGTGACCATGGCCTCGATCGTGGAGAAGGAAACTGCCGTGCCTGACGAGCGCCCGCTAGTGGCAGGAGTTTTTTACAATCGGCTGGAACAGCATGTAGCGCTGGATACCGACCCCACTGTCATCTACGCTGCACTTCTCGCGAACCGTTACCGCGGAACCATCTACGCCTCTGACCTGCACTATACGTCGCCATACAACACCTATCGCAATCCTGGACTTCCTCCGGGACCCATCTCCAACCCGGGGAAGGAGTCCCTGATCGCCGCGATGCATCCTGCCAAGACTGATTACCTGTACTTTGTAAGCGACAATCAGGGCCACCACCGCTTCGCCAAGACGCTCGAGGAGCATAACAAGAACGTCGCCGCTTACCGGCACGCCGTGGGCGAAGGCGGCTAG
- the iscX gene encoding Fe-S cluster assembly protein IscX, with translation MPADLGWEDAEDIGILLAEKFPDTDPLTVRFTDLHRFVTGLPTFNDDPSASNEGKLEAIQMAWYEEWKDAQ, from the coding sequence ATGCCTGCTGATCTCGGTTGGGAAGATGCTGAAGATATCGGCATTCTGCTTGCAGAAAAGTTTCCGGATACTGATCCGCTGACGGTGCGCTTTACCGATCTGCACCGCTTTGTCACTGGACTGCCTACGTTCAACGACGATCCGTCTGCGTCCAACGAAGGCAAACTCGAGGCTATTCAAATGGCTTGGTACGAGGAATGGAAGGACGCGCAGTAG
- the hscB gene encoding Fe-S protein assembly co-chaperone HscB: MHPVVPSPETLSAQTCWSCVREIEKAAHFCPHCSKLQPPADSDYFSFFGLQRRLNIDLSALEKEFYKLSRRMHPDVYARSTSAEQQWSTQKSSLLNDAYRTLRDPIARTEYLLELEGVKLEEQSRAATDEARKQGKEKQQVVPPDLLEEVFELNMQLEEMRMGKKTGERDEQVAKDLEAAKVRFEGMLSSSNDDLRKLWNEWDQVIASGADAEDPNRVAVRDKMVALLNRRSYVRNLVRDVNEALGD, translated from the coding sequence ATGCACCCAGTTGTTCCTAGTCCGGAGACGCTCTCAGCACAGACCTGTTGGTCGTGTGTGCGTGAGATTGAGAAGGCGGCGCACTTCTGTCCGCATTGCAGCAAGCTGCAGCCGCCAGCCGATTCCGACTACTTCAGCTTCTTCGGCTTGCAACGTCGTTTGAACATCGACCTGAGCGCGCTGGAGAAGGAGTTTTACAAGCTGAGTCGCCGTATGCATCCAGATGTGTACGCGCGTTCCACGTCGGCAGAGCAGCAGTGGAGTACGCAGAAGAGTTCGCTGCTGAACGATGCGTATCGCACCTTGCGCGATCCGATTGCGCGCACCGAGTATCTGTTGGAACTCGAAGGTGTGAAGCTGGAAGAGCAGTCGCGAGCCGCAACCGATGAGGCTCGCAAGCAGGGCAAAGAGAAGCAGCAGGTAGTGCCGCCCGATCTGCTGGAAGAAGTCTTCGAGCTAAACATGCAGCTCGAAGAGATGCGCATGGGGAAGAAGACGGGCGAGCGCGATGAGCAGGTCGCGAAAGATTTGGAGGCAGCAAAGGTGCGCTTTGAAGGCATGTTGTCTTCCTCGAACGACGATTTGCGGAAGCTATGGAACGAGTGGGATCAGGTGATCGCCAGCGGAGCCGATGCGGAAGATCCGAATCGGGTAGCGGTTCGCGACAAGATGGTTGCGTTACTGAATCGGCGGTCGTATGTGAGGAATTTGGTACGGGATGTGAACGAGGCGCTGGGGGATTGA